A window of the Acidovorax sp. YS12 genome harbors these coding sequences:
- the ubiE gene encoding bifunctional demethylmenaquinone methyltransferase/2-methoxy-6-polyprenyl-1,4-benzoquinol methylase UbiE has product MSSTHFGFETVDEQDKARRVRGVFDSVASKYDVMNDLMSGGLHRAWKAYTVMVANLREGDQVLDIAGGTGDLSLAFSRKVGATGRVVHTDINEAMLRVGRDRLIDKGVLLPTLVCDAEKLPFPTGHFDLVSVAFGLRNMTHKDRAIAEMCRVLKPGGRLLVLEFSKVAKPLEKAYDWYSFNVLPRLGRLVAGDDASYRYLAESIRMHPGQEELKTLMQHNGFGHVDYHNMTGGVVALHVGIKC; this is encoded by the coding sequence ATGAGCAGCACGCATTTCGGTTTTGAAACCGTCGATGAACAGGACAAGGCACGCCGCGTGCGCGGCGTGTTCGACTCCGTCGCGTCCAAGTACGACGTGATGAACGACCTGATGTCCGGCGGCCTGCACCGCGCCTGGAAGGCCTACACCGTCATGGTGGCCAACCTGCGCGAGGGCGACCAGGTGCTCGACATCGCGGGCGGCACGGGCGACCTGTCGCTGGCGTTCTCCAGGAAGGTCGGCGCCACCGGCCGCGTGGTGCACACCGACATCAACGAAGCCATGCTGCGCGTGGGGCGCGACCGCCTGATCGACAAGGGCGTGCTGCTGCCCACCCTGGTGTGCGATGCCGAGAAGCTGCCTTTTCCCACGGGCCACTTCGACCTGGTCAGCGTCGCCTTCGGCCTGCGCAACATGACGCACAAGGACCGTGCCATCGCCGAGATGTGCCGCGTGCTCAAGCCTGGCGGGCGCCTGCTGGTGCTGGAGTTCTCGAAAGTCGCCAAGCCGCTGGAAAAGGCCTACGACTGGTATTCCTTCAACGTGCTGCCCCGGCTGGGCAGGCTGGTGGCGGGCGACGATGCCAGCTACCGCTACCTGGCCGAATCCATCCGCATGCACCCGGGCCAGGAGGAACTAAAAACGCTCATGCAACACAATGGTTTTGGGCACGTGGATTACCACAACATGACGGGCGGCGTTGTCGCCCTGCATGTGGGCATCAAGTGCTGA
- a CDS encoding DUF971 domain-containing protein — protein sequence MADSSAPVPEALTVHAQSRVLEVVFAGGEAYRIPFELLRVYSPSAEVQGHGPGQEVLQTGKRDVTLVGLEPVGHYAVKPVFSDGHDSGIFTWAYLHELGRDQAQLWQRYLQRLQDAGADRDAPMAPRPQKGGGCGSH from the coding sequence ATGGCCGATTCCAGTGCGCCCGTACCTGAAGCGCTGACCGTGCACGCGCAGTCGCGCGTGCTCGAAGTCGTGTTCGCCGGTGGCGAGGCCTACCGCATTCCGTTCGAGCTGCTGCGCGTGTATTCGCCCTCGGCCGAGGTGCAGGGCCACGGCCCGGGGCAGGAGGTGCTGCAGACCGGCAAGCGCGACGTCACGCTGGTGGGCCTGGAGCCCGTGGGCCACTACGCCGTCAAGCCGGTGTTTTCCGACGGCCACGACAGCGGCATCTTCACCTGGGCCTATCTGCACGAACTCGGGCGCGACCAGGCGCAGCTCTGGCAGCGCTACCTGCAGCGCCTGCAGGACGCGGGCGCCGACCGCGACGCGCCGATGGCCCCCCGGCCGCAAAAGGGCGGGGGCTGCGGTAGCCACTGA
- the ubiB gene encoding ubiquinone biosynthesis regulatory protein kinase UbiB, whose amino-acid sequence MSRVFRGATIVWVVLRYGLDELVLSSFEHPWLRLLARLVSVGRNLEAPRGQRLREALERLGPIFVKFGQVLSTRRDLMPPDIADELALLQDRVPPFDPQIAVATIERAFRKPLGEVFITFEREPVASASIAQVHFAVVRDRNGVQRDVAVKVLRPGMLPVIEKDLALMRMMAGWLESLSADGKRLKPREVVAEFDTYLHDELDLMREAANAAQLRRNMEGLDLVLVPEVFWDFCHTEVMVMERMRGVPISQVGRLREAGVDIPKLARDGVTIFFTQVFRDGFFHADMHPGNIQVSLDAMTFGRYISLDFGIVGTLTEVDKEYLAQNFTAFFRRDYKRVAELHIESGWVPPETRVNELEAAVRTVCEPYFDRPLKEISLGMVLMRLFQTSRRFNVEIQPQLVLLQKTLLNIEGLGRQLDPDLDLWSTAKPFLEKWMLDQLGPQRLLRELRDQAPHYAKLLPELPRLLHGYLRQEPQAQPQLLRELLQAQQRTNRLLQALMYGGVGFVLGLLGLQLYLRFYVF is encoded by the coding sequence ATGAGCCGTGTCTTCCGTGGCGCCACCATCGTGTGGGTGGTGCTGCGCTATGGGCTGGATGAGCTGGTGCTGTCCAGCTTCGAGCATCCCTGGCTGCGCTTGCTGGCGCGCCTGGTGTCGGTCGGCCGCAACCTGGAGGCACCGCGCGGCCAGCGCCTGCGCGAGGCGCTGGAGCGGCTGGGGCCCATCTTCGTCAAGTTCGGGCAGGTGCTTTCCACCCGGCGCGACCTGATGCCGCCCGACATCGCCGACGAGCTGGCGCTGCTGCAGGATCGCGTGCCGCCGTTCGATCCGCAGATTGCGGTGGCGACGATCGAGCGCGCCTTCCGCAAGCCGCTGGGCGAGGTCTTCATTACGTTCGAGCGTGAGCCTGTGGCCAGCGCGTCGATCGCGCAGGTGCACTTCGCCGTCGTCCGCGACCGCAACGGCGTGCAGCGCGACGTGGCCGTGAAGGTGCTGCGCCCCGGCATGCTGCCGGTGATCGAGAAAGACCTGGCGCTGATGCGCATGATGGCGGGCTGGCTGGAGAGCCTTTCGGCCGACGGCAAGCGCCTGAAGCCGCGCGAGGTCGTGGCCGAGTTCGACACCTACCTGCACGACGAACTCGACCTGATGCGCGAGGCCGCCAACGCCGCGCAGTTGCGCCGCAACATGGAGGGGCTGGACCTGGTGCTGGTGCCCGAGGTGTTCTGGGACTTCTGCCACACCGAGGTCATGGTGATGGAGCGCATGCGCGGCGTGCCGATCAGCCAGGTCGGGCGCCTGCGCGAGGCGGGCGTGGACATCCCCAAGCTGGCGCGCGACGGCGTCACGATCTTCTTCACCCAGGTCTTCCGCGACGGCTTCTTCCACGCCGACATGCACCCGGGCAACATCCAGGTGAGCCTCGACGCCATGACGTTCGGGCGCTACATCTCGCTGGACTTCGGCATCGTCGGCACGTTGACCGAGGTCGACAAGGAGTACCTGGCGCAGAACTTCACGGCCTTCTTCCGCCGCGACTACAAGCGCGTGGCGGAGCTGCACATCGAGAGCGGCTGGGTGCCGCCCGAAACGCGCGTCAACGAACTGGAGGCGGCCGTGCGCACGGTGTGCGAGCCGTATTTCGACCGGCCGCTCAAGGAAATCTCGCTCGGCATGGTGCTGATGCGCCTGTTCCAGACGTCGCGCCGCTTCAACGTGGAGATCCAGCCGCAGCTGGTGCTGCTGCAGAAGACCCTGCTCAACATCGAGGGCCTGGGCCGCCAGCTCGACCCCGACCTGGACCTGTGGAGCACGGCCAAACCGTTCCTGGAAAAGTGGATGCTCGACCAGCTCGGCCCCCAGCGCCTGCTGCGCGAGCTGCGCGACCAGGCGCCGCACTACGCCAAGCTGCTGCCCGAGCTGCCGCGCCTGCTGCACGGCTATTTGCGCCAGGAGCCGCAGGCGCAGCCGCAATTGCTGCGCGAACTGCTGCAGGCACAGCAGCGCACCAACCGGCTGCTGCAGGCCCTGATGTACGGCGGCGTGGGCTTCGTGCTCGGGCTGCTGGGGCTGCAGCTCTACCTGCGTTTCTACGTCTTCTGA
- a CDS encoding Tim44 domain-containing protein — protein MKNLWSMVLVALLAMAHMDADARRMGGGKSMGKQSSNVTQREAGTPPAAPAAPAQNAAAQNAAKPAAPAASPAAAAPKKPWGAMLGGLAAGLGLAWLAHSLGLGAAFGNILLIALLALAAFAVIGMVMRSRKPAGAGGAPFAFQGAGAPVDAPVARQYNPEKVGNDASARPWESQGAAFETARPQMASAAAGGVVIGSALAGSQNWGIPQGFDTEGFLAAAKRNFVTLQSAWDRGDLSTLRSMMTDELLTEVRAQLSERDQHRGDAPNRTDVDVIDAQLLGIEDLGGDYMASVEFSGMIREEQGAGLSPFREVWNMTKPKSGSSGWLVAGLQALQ, from the coding sequence ATGAAAAACTTGTGGTCTATGGTTCTGGTCGCCTTGCTGGCAATGGCCCATATGGATGCCGACGCCCGCCGCATGGGCGGCGGCAAGTCCATGGGCAAGCAGTCCAGTAATGTCACCCAGCGCGAAGCCGGCACGCCGCCCGCAGCGCCTGCGGCACCCGCGCAGAACGCGGCCGCGCAAAACGCCGCCAAGCCTGCGGCGCCCGCTGCCAGCCCTGCGGCCGCCGCGCCCAAGAAGCCTTGGGGCGCCATGCTCGGCGGCCTGGCCGCCGGCCTGGGCCTGGCCTGGCTGGCCCATTCGCTCGGCCTGGGCGCGGCGTTCGGCAACATCCTGCTGATCGCCCTGCTGGCCCTGGCGGCGTTCGCCGTCATCGGCATGGTCATGCGCTCGCGCAAGCCCGCTGGCGCGGGCGGCGCGCCGTTCGCGTTCCAGGGCGCGGGCGCGCCGGTGGATGCGCCCGTGGCGCGCCAGTACAACCCCGAGAAGGTCGGCAACGACGCCTCGGCCCGTCCGTGGGAGAGCCAGGGCGCGGCGTTCGAGACCGCGCGCCCGCAAATGGCGAGTGCTGCCGCGGGCGGCGTGGTCATCGGTTCGGCGCTGGCCGGTTCGCAGAACTGGGGCATTCCGCAGGGCTTCGACACCGAGGGCTTTCTGGCCGCCGCCAAGCGCAATTTCGTCACGCTGCAAAGCGCCTGGGACCGTGGCGACCTCTCCACGCTGCGCTCCATGATGACTGACGAACTGCTGACGGAAGTGCGCGCCCAGCTCTCCGAGCGCGACCAGCACCGCGGCGACGCCCCGAACCGCACCGATGTCGACGTGATCGACGCCCAGCTCCTGGGCATCGAGGATCTCGGCGGCGACTACATGGCCAGCGTCGAGTTCTCCGGCATGATCCGCGAGGAGCAGGGCGCCGGCCTGAGCCCCTTCCGTGAAGTCTGGAACATGACCAAGCCGAAGAGCGGCAGCAGCGGCTGGCTGGTGGCGGGCCTGCAGGCGCTGCAGTAA
- a CDS encoding HIT family protein: MTCALCETDGGTLVWRGGTLRLIRADEAGFPAFYRVVWNAHVAEFSDLSPAERAHCMEAVARVEQVLRAQLAPAKVNLAALGNVVPHLHWHVIARFAWDSHFPAPVWAAPQRARDAAQEAALAARLPALDAALADALSNS, encoded by the coding sequence ATGACCTGCGCCCTGTGCGAGACGGACGGCGGCACGCTGGTCTGGCGCGGCGGCACGCTGCGCCTGATCCGTGCCGACGAAGCCGGCTTTCCGGCTTTCTACCGCGTGGTCTGGAACGCGCATGTGGCGGAGTTCTCCGACCTGTCGCCTGCCGAGCGGGCCCACTGCATGGAGGCCGTGGCCCGTGTCGAGCAGGTGCTGCGCGCGCAGCTTGCGCCCGCCAAGGTCAACCTGGCCGCGCTCGGCAACGTGGTGCCGCACCTGCACTGGCACGTGATCGCGCGCTTCGCCTGGGACAGCCACTTTCCCGCGCCCGTCTGGGCCGCGCCGCAGCGCGCGCGCGACGCGGCGCAGGAGGCAGCGCTGGCCGCGCGCCTGCCCGCGCTGGACGCCGCGCTGGCTGATGCACTATCCAATTCATAG